From Microcaecilia unicolor chromosome 11, aMicUni1.1, whole genome shotgun sequence, the proteins below share one genomic window:
- the LUZP1 gene encoding leucine zipper protein 1: protein MTEVTSFKEPSNRHLRFKLQSLSRRLDDLEEATRNLQKAEEEVLDLQDKIIQAEGSNSSMLADVEALRKRVLKIEGKDEEIRKAEELCRQVKVKLEEEESISGQLRSDVVQLQKQMADLEKLEEAFSRSKSDCMQLCISLNEEKNLTKKLSTELELLRVKVKEMESSESRLEKSEQQLASDLEKLKSLTLNFASERKGLLEKEKQSEKLIEELTQKLEQINKSNADDQTRKAHNRLERSSDAFMERNDLRIEDDLIPREGRRKRSFDYLKLPDNETNKVENEKNKNQEDNKIKDLNQEIEKLKIQLKQFEAVEEELEKMQTTNNKLQERYLSEQNKARLLNDQVQELTMHMKKQKDLENGEAEREEILSHEKLRHDRAKNRGTTAESPTAKHTSREMSPQQGRDRLRHREPSDGNPQGTRHSLNTSAANRRAAKSSSLTDAENDVKRTGEKVVLSTKETVSVPPEIKKSREQPSVLSRYPPAAQEQHTQKSWKVSTRLGNKGERTLRTYGDASSSNTVALNGDMGGVIPATKAAEREAQTSHLESLDPSSEKASLRSDDDPSNESGPSSHAAPLSLESSSSCSSAVVESLGSSQRGSFEVRVLRAAGNSEDGELSDIDSQGTNYPSCSRSQKQTLQTAALEEFKGSANYDTCITTQSEQGLKSQVNRRGGMKPKIATKPVDSEKLNTDASSNKVLGNTINSNDEKGNTFAQLEMENKTPSSPRVGLRARGTGRTADFQSDKTESGAEEESERPIKAKSNAMEKEDPSLRLAGKTKRPFSPREALQTKAIIKPAIIEKDIKELMSGAGSDGRSEKGKRSPRTVSNKMTSSIMIYPSEVVTPRTINTENSAREKELSENSDTVTARTSSHERARERNTSENSETVTARITVTENGRGRKTSMYKDSFAVWANTGEKDRGKKTSENSETITSRPSISDSLRETSGNSDAVSARTGIEETARERDTDSTRTTTSESSRERKTSSVIGKTSENSNTVTARTSNGGNTRDQETANISDSLSDRISISERARQRETAENSETVVARTTSTDNPRRRKTPIYSETITTSRTSTGESPRGRKTSTYSDSVTVRTSRAESTRERETVENSDTVTSTGETASERETSENSNTVSARISSGERDRKRPTSENSDTSTRTRIAENVPGRRAPLYSETIISPRTSVVESSRRRDTSENSELATARTNVRDSARGRDMPTYTETVTARTGTGESVRERHTSTSNIRIIPNELPVVTNSINTPFEISINKSDVSLKVSELEKSGDLSPKNKADILISRSSITIKPLDPAENKNNGNQELAENISWKSHSIESDPVEVKSARAESSWRARRALNSLEELDGKVDTSRDSADTASAKWNRPSLLDVEAKPGKTREPYSRRTSAIVHSWNTPELVSRRSKSSLSASEIGTRRSYNPDFLLSSSLLSWDQSRVWEESSDLLYSTRRRRDRERARRLDLAGNRSSPRTALQTDSYPKGTKVEERVRQLNHYLEEK, encoded by the exons ATGACGGAAGTGACGAGTTTCAAGGAGCCTTCAAATCGCCACCTGCGGTTTAAACTGCAGAGCCTCTCTCGACGCCTCGATGATCTGGAAGAAGCTACTAGAAACCTGCAGAAAGCAGAGgaggaggtgctggacctgcaggacAAGATCATCCAAGCAGAAGGCAGCAATTCTAGCATGCTGGCAGACGTAGAGGCCCTAAGGAAGAGGGTGCTGAAGATTGAAGGGAAGGATGAGGAGATCAGGAAAGCAGAAGAACTCTGCAGGCAggtgaaagtgaaactggaagagGAGGAAAGCATCTCCGGACAACTTAGATCTGACGTTGTGCAGCTCCAGAAGCAGATGGCTGACCTGGAGAAACTGGAAGAGGCCTTCAGCAGGAGTAAGAGTGACTGCATGCAGCTTTGTATCAGCCTGAATGAGGAAAAAAACTTAACCAAAAAGCTGTCTACTGAGCTGGAGCTGCTTCGAGTGAAAGTGAAGGAGATGGAGTCATCAGAGAGCAGGTTAGAGAAATCTGAGCAACAGCTGGCAAGTGACTTGGAGAAACTTAAATCTTTAACTTTGAATTTTGCCAGTGAGAGGAAAGGCCTGCTGGAGAAAGAGAAGCAGAGTGAGAAACTAATTGAGGAGCTGACACAGAAGTTAGAGCAAATTAACAAAAGCAATGCAGATGACCAAACAAGGAAGGCGCACAATCGCCTAGAAAGGTCATCAGATGCTTTCATGGAGAGAAATGATCTGAGGATTGAGGACGATTTGATTCCCCGGGAAGGCAGAAGAAAAAGGAGCTTCGATTACCTGAAGCTGCCAGACAATGAAACCAACAAAGTTGAAAATGAGAAGAATAAGAATCAGGAGGATAATAAAATCAAAGATCTTAATCAAGAAATTGAGAAACTCAAAATTCAGCTCAAGCAATTTGAAGCAGTGGaagaggagctggagaaaatgCAGACCACAAATAACAAGCTACAAGAGAGGTATTTGAGCGAACAGAATAAAGCAAGACTGTTAAATGACCAGGTTCAAGAGTTAACGATGCACATGAAGAAGCAGAAAGATCTGGAAAATGGCGAGGCCGAACGTGAGGAAATCCTCTCACACGAGAAGCTTCGACATGACCGAGCCAAGAACAGAGGCACTACTGCTGAATCTCCTACTGCAAAGCATACATCTCGAGAGATGTCACCCCAGCAGGGGCGGGATCGGCTCCGACACAGGGAGCCATCAGATGGTAATCCCCAGGGCACCAGGCATTCCTTGAACACCAGTGCTGCTAACAGGAGGGCAGCAAAATCGTCCTCTCTCACAGATGCAGAAAATGATGTAAAAAGAACAGGAGAGAAAGTGGTATTGTCCACTAAAGAGACGGTCTCCGTGCCACCTGAGATAAAGAAATCCAGAGAACAACCATCAGTGCTAAGCCGTTACCCGCCTGCAGCCCAGGAGCAGCACACTCAGAAATCCTGGAAGGTATCTACTAGATTGGGTAATAAAGGGGAAAGAACATTAAGGACCTATGGGGATGCTTCGTCCAGTAATACTGTTGCACTTAATGGCGACATGGGTGGGGTAATACCTGCTACAAAGGCAGCTGAAAGAGAGGCCCAGACAAGTCATTTAGAGAGTCTTGATCCCTCTTCGGAGAAGGCTTCTCTCAGAAGCGATGATGATCCCTCCAATGAATCAGGTCCGTCTTCTCACGCAGCCCCTCTGAGTTTGGAAAGCAGTTCTAGCTGTTCTTCAGCCGTGGTGGAGTCTTTGGGTTCATCTCAGAGAGGCTCTTTCGAAGTGAGAGTTCTCAGGGCAGCAGGGAATTCCGAAGATGGGGAGCTGTCAGACATTGACTCTCAGGGGACAAACTATCCAAGTTGTTCAAGGTCTCAAAAGCAGACCTTGCAGACAGCAGCACTAGAGGAGTTCAAAGGTTCGGCAAATTATGACACCTGCATCACCACTCAATCAGAACAAGGTCTGAAGTCACAAGTCAACAGGAGGGGTGGTATGAAGCCAAAAATAGCCACCAAACCAGTTGACAGTGAAAAACTTAATACCGATGCTTCATCTAACAAAGTCCTGGGTAACACTATAAACTCAAACGACGAGAAAGGAAATACTTTTGCTCAACtagaaatggagaacaaaacacCATCCAGCCCCAGGGTAGGCTTAAGggccagagggacaggaaggaCTGCTGACTTTCAAAGTGATAAAACAGAAAGCGGAGCAGAGGAAGAATCGGAAAGACCTATAAAAGCAAAATCAAATGCCATGGAAAAAGAAGACCCTTCTCTTCGGCTCGCAGGGAAGACAAAAAGACCTTTTAGTCCCAGGGAAGCCTTGCAGACCAAAGCCATCATTAAACCagctattattgaaaaagatataaaagaattaaTGAGTGGGGCTGGATCTGATGGGCGGTCAGAAAAAGGAAAGCGCTCGCCCAGAACTGTGTCTAACAAAATGACAAGCAGCATCATGATCTATCCATCAGAAGTTGTTACTCCAAGGACCATCAATACCGAGAACAGTGCCAGAGAGAAAGAGTTGTCTGAAAACTCAGACACGGTCACCGCGAGGACCAGCAGTCACGAGAGAGCCAGAGAAAGGAACACCTCTGAAAACTCAGAGACTGTCACTGCCCGGATCACTGTAACTGAGAATGGCAGAGGAAGAAAGACCTCTATGTACAAAGACTCATTCGCTGTATGGGCCAACACTGGTgaaaaagacagaggaaagaaaACCTCTGAAAACTCAGAGACTATCACCTCAAGGCCCAGCATAAGTGATAGCCTCAGAGAGACTTCTGGAAACTCAGACGCTGTTTCTGCAAGGACCGGCATTGAAGAGACAGCCAGAGAAAGAGACACTGACTCTACAAGGACTACCACAAGTGAAAGCAGCAGGGAAAGAAAGACCTCTTCTGTGATTGGAAAGACCTCTGAAAACTCAAACACTGTTACTGCAAGGACCAGCAATGGTGGGAACACCAGAGACCAAGAGACTGCCAACATATCAGACAGTCTCTCCGATAGGATTAGCATTAGTGAGAGAGCCAGGCAAAGAGAGACTGCTGAAAACTCAGAGACTGTTGTTGCAAGGACCACATCAACTGATAATCCCAGAAGAAGAAAGACCCCTATCTACTCAGAAACCATTACTACATCAAGGACCAGTACGGGTGAGAGCCCCAGAGGAAGAAAAACCTCTACGTACTCTGACTCAGTCACTgtgaggaccagcagagctgaaagcaccagagagagagagactgtggaaAACTCGGACACTGTGACCAGCACCGGTGAAACAGCCAGCGAAAGAGAGACTTCTGAAAATTCTAACACTGTCTCTGCAAGGATTAGCtctggagagagagacagaaaaagacctacctCCGAAAATTCAGACACGTCTACAAGGACCAGGATAGCCGAGAACGTCCCAGGAAGAAGAGCTCCATTGTACTCGGAAACAATTATTTCTCCGCGGACTAGTGTGGTTGAGAGTTCTAGAAGAAGAGACACCTCTGAAAACTCAGAGCTTGCCACTGCAAGAACAAACGTGCGTGATAGTGCCAGAGGAAGAGACATGCCCACATACACAGAAACTGTTACAGCAAGAACCGGCACCGGTGAGAGCGTCAGAGAGAGACATACTTCTACAAGTAATATCAGAATAATTCCAAATGAGTTACCGGTGGTGACAAACAGTATTAACACACCTTTTGAGATCTCTATTAATAAAAGCGATGTTAGCTTAAAAGTTTCTGAGCTAGAAAAGTCAGGGGACTTAAGCCCTAAGAACAAGGCTGACATTTTAATCTCCAGAAGCAGTATTACAATAAAGCCTCTGGACCCTGCTGAGAATAAGAACAATGGTAACCAGGAGCTTGCGGAGAACATTAGCTGGAAAAGCCATTCTATAGAATCGGACCCTGTGGAAGTGAAAAGTGCCCGAGCCGAAAGCTCCTGGCGGGCACGGCGCGCCTTAAATTCTTTAGAAGAGCTTGATGGCAAAGTCGATACAAGCAGGGATTCTGCCGACACAGCCTCGGCAAAGTGGAATCGGCCATCGCTGTTGGACGTAGAGGCAAAGCCAGGGAAGACACGAGAACCGTATTCTAGAAGGACCAGTGCTATAGTTCATTCCTGGAACACTCCAGAATTAGTTTCCAGAAGGAGCAAAAGCAGCCTGAGTGCTTCGGAGATCGGGACTCGGAGGAGCTATAACCCTGACTTTCTACTCTCCTCATCTCTGCTTTCGTGGGATCAAAGTCGAGTCTGG GAGGAGAGCTCAGACCTGTTATACAGCACCAGAAGGAGACGCGACAGAGAACGGGCTCGGAGGCTGGACCTTGCAGGGAACAGATCGTCCCCCAGAACTGCACTCCAGACAGATTCCTATCCAAAGGGCACCAAGGTGGAGGAGAGGGTGCGGCAGCTCAACCATTATCTGGAGGAGAAATAA